The DNA segment ACATTGAACTTTTGAGACAACTGGGAGCGCCTCAATCTGCTATCGCTTTCTTGGTTACTAACTTTCCCTCTTCAGTGACCATTAAGCATACTAGGTTTGCTGAGGCTGTCCACGAAGTAAAGGAAATGGGATTTAATCCCTCAAAAATTGTTTTTGTTGTAGCAATCCAAGCATTCACGAAGATCACTAAATCAAAGCTGGAATCAAAATTGGAGCTTTATAAGAGGTGGGGTTGGTCGAAAGAGATTGCCCTCCTAGCCTTTAAAAGGCATCCAAATTGTATGCTTTTGTCAGATGAGAAGATCACAAAAGCAATGGACTTCCTTGTAAACGAAATGAGTTGGTCATCTTTAAATATTGCCAGAAATCCTACAGTGATATTTTTCAGCTTGGAGAAGAGGATTATACCTAGATGTTCAGTTATTCAGATTTTGCTAGCCAAGGGATTGGTTAAGAGTGATTTGTCCTCTTCAACTTTCATGCTACCTGGTGAGAGGTCCTTTCTGGATAAGTTTGTGATCAAATTTCAAGATGTTGTTCCTGGACTGCGGAACGTGTATCTGGCTAAGATGCATCTTTCTGGACTTGGGAATGCAGTCTAAGAAGGTATCTGGGGTGGAAAACCTGTAACATTTGGAATTTTAAATAGAGTCACTGACTGCCTTTTAAATGGTAACAATCTTCTCAAGCCTTTTAATGTCGTTGGTTCCAGGTGCTCAAGGCACAATACACTGTGTACTCAGTgaatatgctatttctattcaCATGAATTAGtctgttattatattttattaaaatggaGTCTTTGGATAATTTGTTGTTCTCTTAACAAGATCATCCTTGCAGCAGATAGAAAGATGGGTATGATTAC comes from the Carya illinoinensis cultivar Pawnee chromosome 8, C.illinoinensisPawnee_v1, whole genome shotgun sequence genome and includes:
- the LOC122317764 gene encoding transcription termination factor MTERF4, chloroplastic-like, whose translation is MLGFYCSRQLLLLKCRVTQLGFLRQNGFFIVKSFTSVAISHSNEGPGEEKRSFAVSYLINSCGLSTKSAILASKRLQFQRSETPDSVVHLLKENGFTNSQISQIVRIQPSLLSCDPKKVLLPKIEFFRSIGFSCSDVPRILTSNPSLLGRSLEKCLIPCLDFLKSVLLEDEKVVLTVKRAPRVIPFDPRNSMIPNIELLRQLGAPQSAIAFLVTNFPSSVTIKHTRFAEAVHEVKEMGFNPSKIVFVVAIQAFTKITKSKLESKLELYKRWGWSKEIALLAFKRHPNCMLLSDEKITKAMDFLVNEMSWSSLNIARNPTVIFFSLEKRIIPRCSVIQILLAKGLVKSDLSSSTFMLPGERSFLDKFVIKFQDVVPGLRNVYLAKMHLSGLGNAV